The following DNA comes from Candidatus Eremiobacterota bacterium.
CGAGCCGGCGCCCGCGCGCGACAACAGCGGCGGCGCGGGACGGGCCGTTCCGGCGTCGACGCGGGTGAACGCGAGATCCGATACGTCGGAGAGCGGCGCGTTCGGGTTGAGATTGATTCCGAGCGTATACGTTCCGGCTCCGTCGAGCGCCGACACCGGAACGTTGACCGTCCCGCGCGGCGCCGAGAGCGGCGCCGTGTAAAACGGCGAGTCGCCGACGTTGAAGAACGGCGTCGTCGCCATCCCGGGCAACGACACCTCGAGCGTCGGGTTGCCGAGGAGCGCCGCGGGATAGCCGGTGAGATCGTAGCTGACGGGAATGGTCGGCCCGCTGACGACCGGCGGCACCTTTGGAGCCAGCACCAGCCGCGAGCTCGCCGCCGGCGGTCCGAAGGTCAGTTGAAAGGTCGATTCGGCGAGCACGTGCAGTCCGGCCGACGCGCGATACGTCAGCGAGAGCGTGCGCGAGGCGCCCGGCGTGAGCGGCACGCCGGCGGCGGCGAAGAGCTGCGCCGGAAGCAGTCGGACGTATGGCGTCGTCGCGATCACCCGGGACGGCTGTCCCGCGACGGTAAGGCGGTAAGCCGCGTTCGGCGGGATCCCTTCCCAGTCGGGCGCGATGGTGATGTACGAGTTCAAATCCGCCGCGGTGTCGCTTCCCGGGTAGCTGATGCCGTTCGGGTTGCCGAGGCGCGTGTACGGCCCGTCAAGGCGAATGTACGCGGGGTCCAGCGCGGCGACGAACACCGCGTCGTTCACGTAACGCGTGTTGGCGAAGGCGATGTACGAGCCGGAGCGGCGTCCCTGCACGGCGACGCGCGCGATGGCGGGTTGGACGGGCTTGCCGGCGGCGGCGAGCAGCTGCTCGACCGCGCGGCGGACGCTGACTTGCGGGCCGATGCGCAGCGGAACGTCGGACTGCGGCGGGTTCGCGACCGGCACGCCGGTCGCGACGAGCAGATCACGCACTTGCGTCGCGCTCGCGAGCGGGTGTCCGGTGAGCCGTGCAACTTGGATCGCGACCGCGGCCGCGGCGGCGATCTCCGGCGCGGAGGCCGAGGTTCCACCGGCGTTCTCGAGCCCGACCGCGTCGTACTTTCCGCCGGTGAGAAAGAGCGCGTCGACGTTGTCGCCGGGCGCCGAGAGGTTCACCCGCGTTCCGAAGCCGCTGGAGAATCCCAGCGTGCCGTTGTAGCGCGTTTCCGGAAACGCTTTGACGTTGGCGAGGCTCGCCAGCGCGGGATCTTGCGGGTTCGCGGAGGCGATGTCGTCGAGCGTCGTCGCGCCGGCGTCGATCGCGCCGCTGTCGGGGTCTACCGACGGTCCGGTCGTGAACGAGACGTCGTCGATCGTCGTCGTGCCGGTCGTGCCGGCGTTCGTGGGCGCGCTGCCGCCCGACGGGCCGATCGCCGCGCTCGTGAACGTCCGCGTGCCGTCGTTCGCGGCGATGCAGACGACGACGTTCGAGGCGACGATCCCGGCGATGATGCTTCGGCTGAGCGGATCGTCTTCCAAGTAGCGGCTCGGGAAGCCGTATCCGTCGGCGGAAAAGCCGATGCTCGCGGTGATGACGTCGGGCGCGGGCTGCTGGCGCGCCGCGCCGATCATCGCGGCCAGCGTGTCGCTCGTCGCGATCAGGCCGTTCGTTCCGGCGGGGGCGACCCAGCGGTACGACGCGCCGGGCGCGATGCCGAGCAAGTCGACGCCGAACGGCGCGGTTTCGCCGGGGCGCTGCACGTTGTCGGGGAGCGGCGCCATCACCGAGAAGTCGAGGCCGACCTCGACCAGCTGCGGATCGACGTTGCACACTTCGCCGGTCGCGGACAGGTTGCCGCGCGCGTCGGCAACCCACACCGGGATCAGCGGGAGCGACGGCAGATCCAAGTAGCGCTGGCCGCCGACCAGGTGCGTCGTCGGACCGCCGTTGCTTACCGCGGCGTTGCACGGATCGTTCGGGTCGGCGAGCGCCGATGCGTCGTCGGCGTCGCCGAGCCCGACGTTCGTGACGATCGTGCCGGTGCCGGGGAGCTGGTTGAAGCGCGTGCCGATCTCGTCGAGCGCTGCGACCGCGTCGACGGCGGGCGCGTTCAGCAGCGCCTGCAGGTCGAACGCGATCGCGGTGTTCGTCGGCAGCTGCGCTGCGGCGAGCGAGCTCGCTCCCGAACGCGCCGCGGAACGGACCGCGCGGCCGAACGTGTGCGTCGAACGGCGGAAGCCGGCGATCTCGCGCAGCGCTTCAGCCGGAAGCGGATGCCGCTCGGCGATCATCGATCCGACCGCGTAATCCGGTGAAACGTACGCGACGCCGGGAAGCGCGCGCAGCTTGCGGACCGCCGCTTCCACCGATGCGCCGGCGACGTGCAGCGCGAACGCGTTCTCGAACGGCAACAGCGCGTGATGCGTGCGCGCCTCTGCGCGGGCGCGCAGCGAGCCGAGCGTACCGCGGTCGAGCCGGCCGAAGAGGCGGTCGACGCGGTCGACGCCGAGCTTCGAGAGCACCGCGTTCGTGCGGACGTCGCTGGTGAACGCGTGCGGCGTGACCGCGCGCCGGGCGAGGATCGCGCGTTGCAGCTCGCGCGCCGCCGCCGGCGTGAGCGCATCGCTGTCGCGCGCGACGCCGATCGCCGGCGCGAACGCGACGATGACGCGCTGCGGCACGAAGCGCTGCGGCGGGTGCTCCAGATCGAACGCGAT
Coding sequences within:
- a CDS encoding S8 family serine peptidase, with protein sequence MFSKACAAAAVALSLGLLASSGDARPYHRVVSARPPVPSNTVAFSMRLRDGRLATVYTDGRTLLTAPQSSFAKTGALRVPRSRGSLPTLPARSQQWLSLQRYGPLDDRVPDFVRRQIAFDLEHPPQRFVPQRVIVAFAPAIGVARDSDALTPAAARELQRAILARRAVTPHAFTSDVRTNAVLSKLGVDRVDRLFGRLDRGTLGSLRARAEARTHHALLPFENAFALHVAGASVEAAVRKLRALPGVAYVSPDYAVGSMIAERHPLPAEALREIAGFRRSTHTFGRAVRSAARSGASSLAAAQLPTNTAIAFDLQALLNAPAVDAVAALDEIGTRFNQLPGTGTIVTNVGLGDADDASALADPNDPCNAAVSNGGPTTHLVGGQRYLDLPSLPLIPVWVADARGNLSATGEVCNVDPQLVEVGLDFSVMAPLPDNVQRPGETAPFGVDLLGIAPGASYRWVAPAGTNGLIATSDTLAAMIGAARQQPAPDVITASIGFSADGYGFPSRYLEDDPLSRSIIAGIVASNVVVCIAANDGTRTFTSAAIGPSGGSAPTNAGTTGTTTIDDVSFTTGPSVDPDSGAIDAGATTLDDIASANPQDPALASLANVKAFPETRYNGTLGFSSGFGTRVNLSAPGDNVDALFLTGGKYDAVGLENAGGTSASAPEIAAAAAVAIQVARLTGHPLASATQVRDLLVATGVPVANPPQSDVPLRIGPQVSVRRAVEQLLAAAGKPVQPAIARVAVQGRRSGSYIAFANTRYVNDAVFVAALDPAYIRLDGPYTRLGNPNGISYPGSDTAADLNSYITIAPDWEGIPPNAAYRLTVAGQPSRVIATTPYVRLLPAQLFAAAGVPLTPGASRTLSLTYRASAGLHVLAESTFQLTFGPPAASSRLVLAPKVPPVVSGPTIPVSYDLTGYPAALLGNPTLEVSLPGMATTPFFNVGDSPFYTAPLSAPRGTVNVPVSALDGAGTYTLGINLNPNAPLSDVSDLAFTRVDAGTARPAPPLLSRAGAGSPSRTIEVPYTSPFSVAFDVTPVPGATGAIVEIAAPAPGPSFFGYPVRTGFNTFRNPNGNELDDDGAISGSIYSVRASGTSGSVRIDPVAAGIPATTTVNVRVLATNGTGVLAEASDAGTVQYDGLTTDFGLPLSDLYLNPNGTDGLLVEFGGVGSPATGSSFYPLEPFDLQQGAVSPTAIAFTTPNHDTYPVVQNDVAVAVDAPDPMTLDYFRASPPSAPFAQFGFPAGSLSATAFVFGVGLNSAPARSAYIAMDVLTGAFTVTRGDVTTGSGFSPGIDVTAQLGANFDFAGLKTFAYDPVGDRAYMLVEDGSLTCDQQSPQLLTVDFATGTSSIRALPIGAGVLQGQGYGLALDPPAHLAAIATGCHSSPPGLGHDRFTSELTLLDLSSGGTTRVFQHVLGVEQTFHGFPSLLGGDSPTIGIDPVNHLVLQRSMWCPTLIGTFDLNARVCLNEYDESGRLTKTIPGLFDSGFDDPSQVFNGVNGTTRTGVAMGQELYDSFFIFSTSVQPYSY